The following is a genomic window from Kogia breviceps isolate mKogBre1 chromosome 4, mKogBre1 haplotype 1, whole genome shotgun sequence.
accctctctcccaccctccctatcccacccccccaggcggtcacaaagcacagaggtgatctccctgtgctatgcagcagcttgccaccagctatctaatttacatttgatagtgtatatatgcccctgccactcccccacttcgtcacagcccacccctctccctccccatatcctcaagtccatgctcgagtaagtctgtgttttattcccgtcctaccactaacctcttcatgacatttttttcccttagagtccatatatatgtgttagcatacggtatttgtttttctccttctgacttacttcactctgtatgacagactccaggtccatccacctcattataaataactcagtttcatttctttttatggctgagtaatattccattgtatatatgtgccacatcttctttatccattcatctgttgatggacacttaggttgcttccatgtcctggctattgtaaatagagctgcaatgaacattttggtacatgagtctttctgaattatagttttctgagggtatattcccagtagtgggattgctgggtcgtatggtagttctatttgtagttttttaaggaacctccatactgttctccatagcggctgtatcaatttacattcccaccagcagtgcaagagggttcccttttctccacaccctctccagcatttattgtttctagagtttttgatgatggccaatctgaccggtgtgagatgatatctcattgtagttttgatttgcatttctctaatgattaatgaggttgagcattctttcatgtgtttgttggcaatctgcatatacTGTATTTTTGATGAGAGAGttttataaaagggaaatttTGGTCATGCATGACTCTTCATGTAAACAAGCAAACTTGAGAACTCAACTACTATATCAAAGGCAACTCCACTGTATACCTCTTTTGacagaatataaaatagttttgCAGCTAATCATTTTGGGGTTAAATAAACGACaactaacaacaaaaatctcTACATTATTGatttaaactaaaaattattttgttgggGGTGGaggcaaaaaaataagaaaacaatttgatCCATTTGGGGAATTTAGCTGAAGATTAATGGTCTTAAGTCTAACCAACAGAGGGAGATTTTAATTCCCAAAGCATCATCTACCCTTTTCATTAGGAATAAATGGATATTAACAGAAGGCACCCATTACATTTACCTTAGGAAGAACTGTTAACACTtataaaatgaactgaaaaaggcaaaaaagataCTATCCAaggattataataaaaaatattctgaaacaaTTTGGTACGTTTAAAAACCCAGCCAATAGCTAAATACTAGTGAGTGCGCTCCTCCAGAAGATTAAATATtaatgaaggaaaacaaatttatgtaaTTCCAGAGATCAGAAATCATGATCTTCTTGTAAGaagtatgttttattattttaacctttTATAGTTGAACACTAGCTCTAAAAACGAACCATGAATATGTCAGCGTGGCATTTTTTAGTCTGAAAgtctcctcttaaaaaaaaaaaaaaaaaagcaacattttccctCCCAGTATGGCACCTTTCTCATAACTTAACTGAGCTTTGTCCAAAGTCAGAATCCGGCTCCAGAAAAAGCCAATCATCAATATACAAGATATGGTATTTTCTTACAGATTTTCTGACAAGAGAACATGACAATATTAACCAAATAAATTCAAGACAAGGAAATAATGTTGTAACTCAAAGCAAACTGCTTTTTGTTTAAGCTCATTTTTTGATTCTGTACTAGATGACCACTATTCTTAAAGCTTAAAATAAACTGGGAATACAAGTCAAAACCAGACCCTAGTTAAAGAAAATGGAACACCGAGAACAGTGGGTTAGCAAAAGTAAACTCAACAACACACTTTAAATTAATtgggaaaattttaattaataagcaTCAAATGTACTTTACATTGAAACTGCAATACTGAAACtgtgacattttaaatattcttcacAAAAAAGgttagtgattttctttttcctgggaaACATAGAGATCCAATTATGAGCATTAATGCAGAGTCTAGGTCACTATGGTTTAGTTAATGCTAGTATCTGAAGAGATGTTCACATTTCACGCCTACAATAAGGTAGACTGTGAACTACTTGTATCGCTGAATTTATCTAAAATTCCATGAGATAATTTAGAGGACTGTCAAACTTTTGAAGTGCAAACTCATAAAACTTTACATTGGGATCACTTTTTTGCTTCAACTGCACCTGACTTGAGAATAcaggtaatttttatttcctaactCCTTGAAAAAGCATTTCTCCAATAAGTCTTATGTCTTCTTTATTACGGGTTGTTTTTAAGAAAGATTATTATCTCTGTGGTTAGTTTCCCACAGTTGATAAAAATCCATCAAAAACATCATAATATATAATTAGCAAGGAGAAGAGCTGTTTTTCTAAGGCTGCAGGAACACGAAAGAAATAGCACTTCTTATTTGTATTAGCACAAACATTTAAACCTAGTCATACTGCAGGTAAATCCAATATAGTATTCAAAAGttctataaaaatgaacaaaagatacGTATTTAATTCCACTGCTCCAAGAGTCAAACATCAGATCTGCACGAGAGTTGTACTGTAGCAGTTTGCTGGTCCAATTTAAGAGTTCAAAGTCCTTTTTGCTATTTGGCCCAATGATGTCCACATCCCAGATAAATTCAGttcaaaaaacagaaattagGGCAAAGACTCCATATAGCAAAGCACAAGGATATGCTACTAGAAGTTGTTGTCCTTCCATGGCtaatgcagaaataaaaattttggaaGCAGAAAAACTACACCATCCAATAATTCCAGCAGTGAGAATGATTCCTACCATTCCTCTGTAGCCGACAAGGAAAaacagggggaggggagagaaacagCAGATGAGATTAGTTACATAAGTTCaaaaaaagcacttaaaaatcCACATGTAGATATCCGCAGAAATAATCAAGATGTTTTCCAAATGCTGAAATGTACCTCACAGTGAATTCCATTATTTCATGTGATATAAAGCTCGTCTATAACACATCTTGCTCCTTAACCTAGCACAATTTCTCAGCCTTGGCAGCATTGACATTTGGGGTGGACGTGCTTTTGCTGTGGGGGTGTTTCTGTCCATCATTAGGAAGTTACGCAGCATCCTGGCCTCCAGCCATAAAATACCAGGAGCACCCACGCCTCCCAATTTTTCACAACTGAaattgtctccagacattgccaagtgtcccctggCAGTAAAACGAACTCCGGTTGGAAAACGCTGTTTCAGTAGGAAATACTGTGTGTAAAATTTGAATGTAAATATATCAATCTTCACAAATGAGAAGAGTGACGCAGGGACACTATGAGGCCATCATCCTGCCAAATCTCTACTACCAAATAGGTGATATACACTCTTCTCCTAAACCTTCACTTTCATTCTTTAAGTGTAAAAAAGCTCAATCTTTGGCTGTCCAGCACTAGCCACAAGGAGGAGCTTGAACTGTTGGGAGAGCATCTGTGCACTGGCCATGAGAAGCAATTTTATTAGCTGTAtttatacctttattttttaccttacctaaaatattattttaaaataacacatatttaAAGCTGTGTACATCTGAGAACACAGTAGGAATAGTAACAGCCTCTCTTCCATAAAAAGAATGctccatttttagttaaaaagCTGCTAAAGAGAGAATATGTGTTTATTATTCATCCACTTAGCATATGCTCGATATCTTTAAGAAGTCAGATATGGTCAGAGAGGGTAAGTATAATTCTAAACAACTTGACCTCTTCCATGCAGTATTTAAGTTAACAATCACAACTGTTCAATTTGTTTATGGACACTGCTGAGTATGCAAAAAACTAAATTCTTTATCATAGGTAAAAGCAGAGATGGTATACAAGATTTCTAAACTTATTCTCACTTCCATTATTCATCACTGAGAAATATACAACACAGTCCTCACTTATAAGAGGCACTATCTGATATGTTGTTGAATCAGTGATTTATCTCAAACTGATGGTGAGGTAAATCCTATTACACAGAATTGGTCAATCAACCCCCCAAATAAAGACCAGCACTTACTGCAAAGAAAATATCACTGCAAAGCTGGAAAGCAGGATCATGGGAAGAAGACAATATCCAAGGACACTTGCCACACAACCGAAGGAAACACCAGTCATACTCATTAAGTTTAATAAACAAAACATTCCTAGGCATCCAATTGCACTGATCCCATATACATAGCCAAACTGGATTTTGCCAGCCTATGGGTAAAGAAAAGATTACAGGTTAAGGGCAAAATAGTTATTTTGGGCTTCTTTCACCTGAAATGGCACtcaaagaagatattcaattTGTGCGCATTAAAATCCACAAAGGTACCTATTCTTTATACGGAGAAGTAAAACAGTGAGCAGACTGGCTTTTACATCCTCCTTAAGAAGTTTAAAATATCCACCTCCCAACACACagatattgtttttcatattctagTTACCACTTGAGCTTGGCATAGAATTCAACAAAGATAAAATCATGGTATGATCACCTGAAGTAgatttctaaaaagaaatctGGCTGATTTTAAGCAAATAAACTACAGAGACAAGATGGAAAGCCATTCAGATATTTGGATAGTAGCTAATATCACTTGAAAGTACCCAAATTCCACCAAAATTGCCCTGAAGCAATTTATTCTCATTGGCAGATGTAGCTATAATCTTTTTAACAGCAGAAATAATCTTATTATTCACTTTACATGGGTGTTAGAGGAATTAGGAGAAAGGAAGCCAGGATAAGCAGGAAGCCAGGGTTCtgtgaggaggggaggagaaaagagaagtggTTAATAACTGGGCAAGAGGAATATAAtggatatattttcttctttcattgtttttccaAATTGTTGGTTGCTTCATACAGTTCtctgacaaacaaacaaacaaacacaaaccttAAAAATTCTGCTCTTATAAAAGACACCACTGAACAGTCTTAGGGTAGTAAACGTTAGCTTAATTGTAGTTAGTATTCTTAGTCCAGCTATGTGAACAAACATTGTATTCAGGTTATGCTATCACTAAAATCAGTCCACAGAAAAGCCTTTAAAAAGTTCCTGGTTTGTCAGATGTTTGACATATAAAACTCAATGGGGAGAATGTCTCCACAGATTACATTAAACAGGAAAATCCTTGGGATTTTTGTTAGAATCAATATTTGTTTGTAAATACTTGAGTAAGAGTGTAGAAGTTTAAAAGGGCTCAGCTGAGTTCATTAATGCACtcatatagtaataataaaaccTTGTACTTGTACAGTGCTTTAAACTTTTCAAAGTGTTCTCACATAACCTGTCTtgcttaatctccaaaacaaTCTTGTTAGGTGGGAAGCATAGTATTACCTCTGAGAGGGAGGTGAAGGATCAAATGACTTTGCTCAAGGGCAGAGTAGGAGCACTGAGTTCATGCCCAGTTTTTCTGACTAAAAAGTCCATCTTTGATCCATTATGTCATTTACCTCTTCTAATTCAGAAATGACATAAAACAAACAGTGATaattatctttgcaacttttcatTTTCAGTATGCTTTAACATTCTTAGGGAAATGGGAGATAGGGACTAAAACCTCTTGCCTTTTAATGTTTCAATTCattaaattaatacatagaaGACCAGCATTGCTACAACAAAACACCACCcaatgatgaaattttaaaaaacagcaataaGCTaaaaattctgtcagtttttgaaaGGAAGGAATTTTGATGAGAGACTAAAGCCATAcgatatttattaatatttttccctaATAACTGAAGCACTTAGTGGAACAAGAAATGATTTCTAAATACACTACATCTATTATGAATGGAGAAGTAATGAATAGGTACAAATTCAAACAACTCAATACTATTTAAGACACATCAAAGACTTGATTGTATAAGCAGAGTCTTAATAAAGGCTCTTGGTGGAACATTTAATCTCACACTGAGAGTTGCAACTAACATCTTACCAGTAACAATGTGGCTCCAAAAGCAAGGCAAAAAACCATTGGTCCTGCCAAATCAGTCTCATTCATGATGCTGCCATCTGCTACTTTTAATGGGTGTAACACTGTGAGTGTTTTTTGCCAGATGTGATCAAAATTGATACCtaattctaaagaaaaagaaaataaggaagtcaATCAGGATTtgtgatatactttttttttttggatgtctcTGTGATATACTTTTAGTTTACCAGAATCTATGTTGTAACaggaggaaaaatgaaaccaccaATAGCAAAAGAGTGATCTAGCAATATCAGATGATACTATTTTGGTTAGTCCTCAATACCAGTCTTTACTGATTATGGTGTTTATTTCACAGATATCCAATTCCTGGTCTGATGTTAGAGACGGGTATGGACATGAAACAGACACTCTGCTATGTGTGCATAGCAAAGAATATATGGACAGTGTTAACAGTAAGGGACTCTATACCTGAGGCTTCAGAACACTGGAGGCCCTGTGAAAATGTATACAAAACTACGTCTCTGCATGTGTGTGCCTTTTTCTGAGGAGAGTATGCATAGCTTTCACTAGACTTTCAAAGCGTATctgatcaaaaacaaaaaacaaaaaacactttagAACTACTGCTTTTTGTGTTTCGGTATACAATTTGAAAAACATCATACTTTTCAGTGATGTTACTAGCTCTGTCAGCTTATTTCCATGCAGAATAATCAATACCATGctatttcctctcatttcttCCACTGATAGAATTTCAATAATAATCTGAAGTAAAAGTTACTCTGCTCATATACTGACAtactttattatcattttataaagTTCTATTAAAAAATCTGGTCCTCCTAGCTCAATGTGGTTTCATATATACTCTGTTCGAAATGAGTCACTTTAGTAGAAAACTGTTTTCTacaatattattcttttaaagaaaagggtAACTTCTCCAAACTAAGATTTATTTTCACTGACCAGCTGGGTACTATCGAGTACTATCAAGTGTTGCAACCAATCATACCTTCTAATAAAGGTGGCTCATCCTCAAAGTTGTTTCCATAGAATGGCTGAGGCGTAGCTGGAGTATACGCCTGAGCTGGCTGAAAAATCTGC
Proteins encoded in this region:
- the YIPF5 gene encoding protein YIPF5; its protein translation is MSGFDNLNTDFYQTSYSIDDQSQQSYDYGGSGGPYSKQYAGYDYSHQGRFVPPDMMQPQQPYTGQIFQPAQAYTPATPQPFYGNNFEDEPPLLEELGINFDHIWQKTLTVLHPLKVADGSIMNETDLAGPMVFCLAFGATLLLAGKIQFGYVYGISAIGCLGMFCLLNLMSMTGVSFGCVASVLGYCLLPMILLSSFAVIFSLQGMVGIILTAGIIGWCSFSASKIFISALAMEGQQLLVAYPCALLYGVFALISVF